The Penaeus vannamei isolate JL-2024 chromosome 4, ASM4276789v1, whole genome shotgun sequence genome segment gtatatatatatgtttgtatatatatatatatatatacatatatatatacatatatacatatatatctacatatatatatatatacatacatatatgtatgtatatatatataatatatatatgtatatatatacatatatatacatatatacatacatatatagatatatatatatacatgtatacatatacatatatatatatataaatatatatatatatatatatatgtgtgtgtgtgtgtgtgtgtgtgtgtgtgtgtgtgtgtgtgtgtgtgtgtgtgtatatgtatatatatatatatatatatatatatatatatatatatatatatatgtatatatataaatatatatatgtatatatgtatatgtatatatatatatatatatatatatatatatatatatatatatatatatatatatatatatacacacacacacacacacacacacacacacacacacacacacacacacacacacatatatatatatatttatatatatatatatatatatatatatatatatatatatatatatatatatatatatatatatatatatatatatatatatatatatatatatatatatatatatacatatatatatacatatatacatatatacatatatatatatatatatatatatatatatatatatatatatatatatatatatatatatatatatatatatatatatatatatatatatatatatatatatatatatatatatatatatatatatatatatatgtatatatatatatatatatatatatatatatatatatatatatatatatatatatgtttatatatatatatatatatatatatatatttatttatttatttacatatgtatatatacatatatatatatatatatatatatatatatatatatatatatatatttatttatttgtttatttatttatttatatatgttaaataaatcgcttgtattgtgaagatattcattcttattcatacctttcatttgtcaacatgaatacggttcatatatatatgtgtgtatatgtatatatatatatatatatatatatatatatatatatatatatatatatacatatatatatatacacacatatatatatatatatatatatatatatatatatatatatatatatatatatatatatatgtgtgtgtgtgtgtgtgtgtgtgtgtgtgtgtgtgtgtgtgtgtgtgtgtgtgtgtgtgtgtgtgtgtgtgtgtgtgtgtgtgtgtgtgtgtgtgtgtgtaaatgtaaatgatttatatatatatatatatatatatatatatatatatatatatatatatatatatatatatatatatatgatacagataCCACAATGCTCAATCTAAATCTAGATGTTTCATCAGGTTTCAATAATATGCGTTAATTACAAAAATGTATTAAATTGTATCAGAGCGTTAGATGTTTCGGAAATGCTACGaaaaagcatataaatatatatatatatatatatatatatatatatatatatatatatatatatatatatatatatatatatatatatatatataaacatatatatatatatatatataaacatatatatatatatatatatatatatatatatatatatatatatatatatatatatatatatatacatgtttatatatatatatatatatatatatatatatatatatatatatatatatatatatatatatgtatatatgcgtgtgtgtgtgtgtgcatagatatataacatatatatagtatgtgtatatacatatatattcatatatatatcaatatatattttgatatatatatacatatatatacacatttatctatgtttgtaaatatatatatatacatatatatatgcatatatatatatatatatatatatatatatatatatatatatatatatatatatatatatgtatggatgtaaatatatctttacattacattacatatatctttacatctTTACTTTACATTTTCACCATTACAAACTTTAGttcatcattactagcatcaaTGCAGTGGTATAAAACCCTTCTTGCTGAACTTTCTCACGTCACATCCCAATCTAATGTCCCTAGAGTTATTTTTCGCCTACTTAAGCTgttaatctgtatatctattaattTCATCAATTTCCTTATGAGTTTAcgtgtttattcgtttatttatttattcatttaatcattcattCCATGGAACATCTCGTATCGTAATGTTGATGACGTCACCTTCTCAGACTTGGTCGGTTAGTATATAAAGCGAGAGCGAAGCGGGAACCCTTATAATCTGCTCGTCCACGGCAACATTTAGCAACCCTGAAGTTAAAGTAAGTGTTAGGTATATCATGttgcttttttgttctttttttttaaatagtctGGATTCCTCTTTTGACATTAAGATATCTTTTAGGTGTTTTTTCACACCCTTTCCTTTAATTTTACGGAAAAGCTgttgtgtctttttctttgggTTTCAAAATTGatgttaatttctttatttcatttttaaagcAGCAATAATTCTATTATCACTAACAAATACAGATCAATTTTTCCAACGGGGAGGTTAGTTGAATGAAAGACTGAGTGACgaattagatagataaaatggCTTTAATAATAGATACGCTGAAACAAGTTTTAGatggaaaacgaagaaaggaagggaagcacgaaaaaacaaagagaaggaaccTTAAGGATGATactgggagagagaaacgagttgaaatgagagggacaggggggtggagtgagggagggagggagggagagagagagaggtggggggagaagggagggagaaagagagaaaggggggggggtggagggagggggagagaaaaagagagagagggagggagagagagagagagaggagggggagagaaagagcgagagagagatatatgtatagagagggtggggcgagggagggagggggagagtgggagatagagggagagggagagacttttttgactttgacacgtttattgagacaaaagtaagattacatctcaaaaggatgaggtaacttaggttatcctcaccctagagagagagagagagagagagagagagaagggggggaggggggagagagagagagagagagagagaggaggggggaagagaaacacagagatagagatagatagatagatagatagatagagagagagacagaaagaaagagagacggggggagggagggagggagggagggagagagagagagacatacagaaagaaagagagagggggggagggaggaaggaaggaagggagggagagagagagagagagagagagagagtgagagatagacagacagacagagacagagagacaggaaatagacacagacagacagagatagacagatagagagtgagagagagaaagagagagagagagagagagagagagagagagagagagagagagagagagagagagagagagagagagagagaaagagagagagagagagagagagagagagacagacagacagacagagaagcagaaagacaatcagacagacaggaagtaaggcagacagacacaaaagagagacttagagaaagCCCTAGAAagtcgtcccctccccccctccccctcttcgccccctttctccctctgtcacaAGACCAGTGACACATTATTGGCACATGCAGCTAGGAGGGGCATTGGTATGACATGGGTATCGAGGCACTATgagtcatgttttatttttttattcatttatttatttcaaatattttttttattatcatttagcatttacttttttattatcatttagcattcattttttattatgatttatcatttatttttcattatcatttatcattttttattatcatttatcatttatttttattatcatttatcatttatttttttattatcatttatctcttttttagcTGTTTTCTggatcatcattaccaacattaccATTACTAACTTTTTAATTATGTTCATCCTGGTGATTATGGTAAACTATAGGAATAGGAACTATAACAtctttaataatatcattattaatgttgttcttaGCCACTAATGTGACTGcaacattactataatcatttgtAATAAGATTAaggtattggtgttattgttatcattgctatcattatcagtcatattCTTATatctactatcttcattatcattgtgatcattattattatcataatcatcattgccactatcatcattatcattattattatcattatcattatcatcatcattatccttattttcatcattatcgttattatcattatgatcatcatcaccattatttcattattattatcattacttattattatcattattaccatcatcatcatcaccattactatttatatcatgattaatattatcatcatattcatgattattattactattagtgttatcaacattattatcattattgttatcattaataatattataaattaacaatggtaatggttacGTTAtgcataataatagcattaaatgataataatgataaaaatgataacaatgataacactaatgacaatgatgataatgatgatattaataataatgatgttaatcataatgataacaatagtaatgatagtaataatgatggtgtaataataataatagaaattatgatgttgatgataccgAAAgtgttaaaaataacaatgaaaataataaagatgatgatgagaagaagaacgaaaataaagttataatgattatgataatgaggaaaataataatgatgatgatgataaaaaggataataaagaaaattatagaaattataataacaatgattattgcaatgataataataataatgacgatcatgataataatagttaatgtaaataatgattccagtaataattacaataatcataataatgacattggtgatgattatgatggtattaataaagataacagtaataattacaataatgataattctgacgatgatgatgatgttgataataataataaataattataaaagtgataataatgataatgataatgataattataaaagtgataataataataatgataatgataataacaatgataataataataacaaaaaggataatgatgataacaatagtaatagtagtaatgataatgataatgataatcataataatactaattattgtcatcattatcatcacgattcaTCGACATCATTATACCAATGAAAAcatcaacagtgatgatgatgatattaacaacaacaacattaataatgatattaataatgataatgataacagcaatatcgATAACGAtacttataatggtgataataatgataataataataataatgataattacaataatacaaataatcatgataatattaataacaatagcagcaatgataataatgatataataatgtaaataataatcagaataataataataatgataataagaatgataataattataataacaataatagtaatagtagtaataataatgattttgatgataatgagagtaataatgataatagcgataatgataatgataatgatgataatgattataataataataatggtaataattgtaataataataataaaaatattactttcattattattgtcattataattatgattatcattgtcatcattgcgtTTATTATaggcatcatcattgttatcatcattattgatgaaattattttcatctttgtgttttattgctattatcattatcatatatcccCCCAATTTAGACGAGCATAGCAAGAGGTCAAGTATATCGTTGCAATTACACTCAACCTCTAACTATGCAGGTACCAAATCCTATCATACCTCATTTTCTTATTgtcttcacttttttattatttctattgttatttatcttattttatgattgttatttttagatGCGTCGGgttcttctctacctgtgcgccctctccttcgtcctcgtgCAGTGCGAGGCGGGAGGGCCTCTTGGAGCCCCCATTGCAGCTCTTATGATTTCGGGGATGATTGCGTTGAAGGTAATTTggcctcttttttattattattgttattatcttttattatcattattttttttctttcttttgctctttatatctacttTTGATGATTGTTTCATATTATTAtccgtgtgtttatgcatttctGTTATTTGCATCCTATTGGTATCATTTGATTGCTGGTGAGGACGGTATATGTGAATCTGTGACCTTTTTTGTCAGTATCTAGCGGTAGGGTTTCCATcagcatcattgatatcattactgctGGTATCATTTATTTGTCAGTAAGGTCATTATAACTGATGTATTTACATTACCTTTATATAAACACTACTACCTATATTTTCACATGGTCATGAAGGCATTGTTACTATCGTCGTCTTTCTTATCCTCATGGCGACACCCAGGGAGCAGCAATCATAGGCCTCCTCATCTCCGGGCTGGTTGATGACGAAGACTACAGAGACTACGGCGACACCGCGGGCAACGAAGAAGGCGGAGGCGACAACGCCACCGCCACGGCGCCCGAGAGACGATGGTACAGGAAGAGGCGCTCCGCCCAAGACATCTCCGCGACGGAATCCCACCTCCTGTCGGTCATCAGCCGGCTGGACACCCACGGTTGCATCCTCAAGACGATGTGCTACCTGCAGGAGGGGGAGTCCCCGGACACTCTCACGACGGAGGAGAGCGTCCTGGTTGACCTTCTGTCCAACGCGGTGACGACGTTCTCGAAGGAGGTCAACGCCACGGTTCTTCTGTCCACGGGAGGAATTGGCGCGACGTTCTACGAAGGCGACTGCGACTCGCTCTTCAGTAGATGTCCGTACGGGAAAGAGCTCTTGAGAGGTTTCCTGCGGCAGGCGTGGGGGTGCGGCATCATCTCGgtctgagaggagagggagagggagggaggctgttgTGCTGCTTTATGATTTCTATTGCACGTGTAAAATCGTGGGATTAAGTTGGTAATTATCAGCTCCTTTGGCTATTTTCTAGCTCTCACCTGAGACATGTTCAATCtttaatttattgttatcattgctatcataaggTCTTCATTCtcctcgccattatcattatcatcattaatattattatcattattatcattactttcatcattatgattataataattatcatcaaaattacttcTCTgtctatcaccattactatttctaaaagaTATCCCCAGGATCTCTGTTAAGATTTAGGTTttaatatattatgaatattgcgTTTcgcgtttccttttcttttttgtccttgttttatatttgtaatatgtttatatgtttatacatgtatatatatatatatatatatatatatatatatatatatatatatatatatatatatatatatatatatatatatatatagatatatatatatatatatatatatatatatatatatatatatacatatatatgtatatatatacatatatatatatatatatatatatatatatatatatatatatatatatatatacatatatacatatataaaagtgtgtatctatctatctatctatctatctatctatctatctatctatatatatatctatatctatatatatatatatatacatacatatacacatatatatatatatatatatatatatatatatatatatatatatatgtgtgtgtgtgtgtgtgtgtgtgtgtgtgtgtgtgtgtgtgtgtgttgttgttgtgtgagtatgtatataaatatatatatatatatatatatatatatatatttatatatacatatatatacatatatatatattactatatatatgtataaatatacatctggatttagatatatagacgaatatatatatatatatatatatatatatatatatatatatatatatatatatatatgtgtgtgtgtgtgtgtgtgtgtgtgtgtgtgtgtgtgtgtttgtgtgtgaatgtgtgtatgtacatatatatataaataaataaatatatatatatatatatatatatatatatatatatgtatgtatgtatgtatgtatgtatgtatatatatatacatatatatatatatatatatatatatatatatgaatatacatgtacatatatatatgcatacatacatacacacacacacagatatatatatatatatatatatatatatatatatatatatatatatatatatatatatatgtgtatgtatgtatgtatgtatatatatatatacatatatatatatgcatatatatatatatatatatatatatatacatatatatatatatatatatatatatatataatatatatatatatatatatatatatatatatatatatatatatatatatatatatatatatatacacatatatgtatatatgtatatatatatatatatatatatatatatataaatacatatatatatatatatatatatatatatatatatacatatatttatatatatatatgtgtgtgtgtgtgtgtgtgtgtgtacatatattatatatgtatatatatatacatacacatatacatatatatgtgtgtgtgtgtgcatgtttgtgtgtgtgtgtgtgtgtgtgtgtgtgtgtgtgtgtgtgtgtgtgagtgtgtgtgtgtatgtgtgtgtgtgtgtgtgtgtgtgtgtgtgtgtgtgtgtgtgtgtgtgtgtgtgtgtgtgtacatacatatatatatatatatatatatatatatatatatatatatatatatatatatgtatatatatatatatgtgtgtgtgtgtgtgtgtgtgtgtgtgtgtgtgtgtgtgtgtgtatgtgtgtgtgtgtgtgtgtgtgtgtgtgtgtgtgtgtatgtgtgtgtgtgtgtgtgtgtgtgtgtgtgtgtgtgtgtgtgtgtgtgtgtgtgtgtgtgtgtgtgtatgtgtgtgtgtgtgtgtgtgtgtgtgtgtgtgtgtgtgtgtgtgtgtgtgtgtgtgtgcgtgtgtgtatgtgtgtgtgtgtgtgtgcgtgtgtgtgtgcgtgtgcgtgtgtatgtgtgtgtgtgtgtgtgtgtgtgtgtgtgtatgtgtgtgtgtgtgtgtgtgtatatatatatatatatatatatatatatgtatgtatacatacatatatatatgtgtgtgtgtgtttgtgtttgtgtgtgtgtaaatacacacacacacacacacacacacacacacacacacacacacacacacacacacacatatatatatatatatatatatatgtgtatatgtgtgtgtgtgtgtgtgtgtgtgtgtgtgtgtgtgtgtgtgtgtgtgtgtgtgcgtgtgtgtgtgtatacatatatattaaatatatatatatatatatatatatatatatatatatgtgtgtgtgtgtgtgtgtgtgtgtgtgtgtgtgtatgtgtgtgtgtgtgtgtgtgtgtgtgtatatatatatatatatatatatatatatatatatatatatatatatgtgtgtgtgtgtgtgtgtgtgtgtgtgtgtgtgtgtgtgtgtgtgtgtgtgtgtgtgtgtgtgtgtataaatacgtatatgtgtgtgtgtgtgtgtgtttccttattTTGTTTCCATAGGTTTACATTGATAAGGCAGGAGATTTAAACAGATTCGGAATTGGAAAGGAAACAGGTGTTAAAAAGAAACCTCAACCTTAGCTTGCGTATCCACCTGGggattattcgtttttttttttttttttttttgtccctaaaACCCCGAGGGAACCCACCGAAAAAACTCGCGCCCCTCATTTTCGTCGCGACCATTGGGTGGGTATATAGCactgatatgtatacacatacatacacacatacatacatacatatatatacatacatatgcatatatatatatatacaacatacatatatatagtcaaaatTGTATTAGCGGTCACCTTTGCATTGCAGTCACCTGGCCATAGTGATTACTTTTTGTCGGTTGCTTGGATTTTTCCATTGACCTAAGCACTAAGGGTTCAGTTTATAGCGATCAACTGTCCAAGGTTTTTGTGGTCACACGATTCCCCGTAATGCCGATGTAGCAACATTGCCAATTACGGTCACGGCGCGCGGCCGGCCGTACTTGCCTGAATACCACAGCGGCCGTATTACTCaagtataaataaataggtaatgtctatagaAACTAGATAGTTCCTAGTTGCGCACAACCTTTAGTGGGTGTGTACCTCGGTTGGTAAGAGgatctgtcttgcagttacctgcctgcaaagaccCCGGTTCGAGTCCTGGTCGGAGAAGGTTAAgttattcattcatcatatcaatgtggtagtgcattattccatatttcatgcatatatatatatatatatatatatatatatatatatatatatatatatatatatatatatatatatatatatatatttatatgtatatatatatatatatatatatatatatatatatatatatatatatatatatatatatataatatatatatgtgtgtgtgtgtgtgtgtgtgtgtgtgtgtgtgtgtgtgtgtgtgtgtgtgtatgtatatatatatatatatatatatatatatatatatatatatatatagatatacatacatacatatatacatgtaatatatatatatatatatatatatattatatatatgtatatatatatatatatatatatatatatatatatatatatatatatatatatatatatatagagagagagagagagagagagagagagagagagagagagagagagagagagagagagagagagatagtgagagagagagagagcgagagagagagagagagagcaagagagagcgagagagagcgagagagagagagagaaagagagagaaagagagagcgagagagagcgagagagagagagagagagagagagagaaacacacacacaaatttactttCCAGAACATAAACAcctgcaaaaataataaaacaatacctATAAACACTATGTCATTTGACCAAGAAGTATAATTCCGtaactcatgtgtgtgtgtgtgtgtgtgtgtgtgtatacatagatatatatacacacactctcaaacacacacacacacacacacacatacacacacacacaaaaaaaaaataataaaacaatacctATAAACACTATGTCATTTGACCAAGAAGTATAATTCCGtaactcgcgcgcgcgcgcgcgcgcgtgtgtgtgtgtgtgtgtgtgtgtatgtatgtatgtatatatacatagatatatatacacacactctcaaacacacacacacacacacacacacacacacacacacacacacacacacacacacatacacacacacacacacacacacacatgcacacatacacacacacacacacatatatatatatatatatatacatatatatatacatatatatatatatacatatatatatctatatatctatatctatacacacacacacacacacacacacacacacacacacacacacacacacacacacacacacacacacacacagacacacatacatatatatatatatatatatatatatatatatatatatatatatatatatatatatgtatgtacatatatatatatatatatatatatatatatatatatatatatatatatacacacacacacacacacacgcacacactcacacacacgcgcacatacatatatagacatgtatatatatgcatatgcatatatgtacgtgtgtgtatgtaaatatgcatgtgtgtgtgtttgtatgaatgtaaatatgcttatttggtctttctcttttcactccctcAACAACCTCTTTCTTCATCAAAGGCTAACAATAACGCATATTAAATCTTCATTCATACAATGCATCCTTCGGtgagaaataacaaacaaatcacaaaaatcaaaataactgTATAACAAATACAACACCGTAACCGAAACTCCGCCAACGCTACCGACGAAGAGAAAATGCATCCATAATGCACGGAATTCCTTACGAAAACTAGGTCTTAGGTCTTTGGCAACGGAAGATTATCTCATTGAAGACCCTGTCCAGTATATTGATGATTGGACAGACTCATCGTTGGCATGAGGTTTgtaaacaatgatatcaatgataac includes the following:
- the LOC113801018 gene encoding uncharacterized protein codes for the protein MRRVLLYLCALSFVLVQCEAGGPLGAPIAALMISGMIALKGAAIIGLLISGLVDDEDYRDYGDTAGNEEGGGDNATATAPERRWYRKRRSAQDISATESHLLSVISRLDTHGCILKTMCYLQEGESPDTLTTEESVLVDLLSNAVTTFSKEVNATVLLSTGGIGATFYEGDCDSLFSRCPYGKELLRGFLRQAWGCGIISV